One window of the Labilibaculum sp. genome contains the following:
- a CDS encoding rhodanese-like domain-containing protein, whose product MFFFKNNDNGPKTSYTATELMNEMEKRNDILLIDVREPHELAKDGIKNAMHIPVNQIPDKLPLLPKDKDMVIFCHVGFRSKQVRNYLHKLGYHRASHLKGGLNSWNKELKQKVSQLTDIE is encoded by the coding sequence ATGTTCTTTTTTAAAAATAACGATAACGGCCCTAAAACAAGTTACACAGCTACTGAGTTAATGAACGAGATGGAGAAGCGAAATGATATTTTGCTGATTGATGTTCGTGAGCCTCATGAATTGGCGAAAGATGGGATTAAAAATGCCATGCACATTCCCGTAAATCAAATACCCGATAAGCTTCCTCTTTTGCCAAAGGATAAGGACATGGTGATTTTTTGTCATGTAGGGTTTAGAAGCAAGCAAGTAAGAAATTACCTGCATAAATTGGGCTATCACAGAGCTTCGCATTTAAAAGGCGGATTGAACAGTTGGAATAAAGAGCTGAAACAGAAAGTCAGTCAACTTACTGATATTGAATAG
- a CDS encoding Mut7-C RNAse domain-containing protein, which translates to MTLENNTKKCFIFRFYAELNDFLPEHRKQKSFVEYFKTPITLNDVLVSLGIPFSEVDLVLVNGISVQMNHKLKENDRIAVYPKFESLDITSVTNLREKPLRDTKFILDCHLGKLAKYLRMLGFDSFYQNQIGDEEIIEIAAKEGRVILTRDKLLLKSIKITHGYFVRAITKHEQLKEVVRKFDLYKQFESFTRCMSCNEKLKTIDKASIIGRIGPDIARIFNQFYHCPNCDKIYWKGSHFKRMEGFIRELVKE; encoded by the coding sequence ATGACTTTAGAGAATAATACCAAGAAATGCTTCATTTTTCGCTTTTATGCAGAGTTGAATGATTTCCTTCCTGAACACAGGAAGCAAAAGTCTTTTGTGGAATACTTCAAAACTCCTATCACTCTTAATGATGTATTGGTTTCGCTGGGAATTCCTTTTTCGGAAGTTGATCTTGTTTTGGTAAATGGCATTTCGGTACAAATGAATCACAAACTAAAAGAGAATGACCGGATTGCTGTTTATCCCAAATTTGAGAGTCTGGATATTACTTCAGTAACAAACTTGAGGGAGAAACCCTTGCGGGACACTAAATTTATTTTGGATTGCCATTTGGGTAAGTTGGCCAAATACTTGCGCATGTTAGGCTTCGATTCATTCTATCAAAATCAGATAGGCGATGAGGAGATTATTGAGATTGCAGCCAAAGAGGGGAGAGTTATTCTTACCCGCGATAAGTTGTTGTTAAAATCGATTAAAATTACACATGGCTATTTTGTGCGTGCAATTACAAAACATGAACAACTGAAAGAGGTGGTTCGAAAGTTCGACTTGTACAAGCAGTTTGAATCCTTTACCCGCTGCATGAGTTGCAACGAAAAACTAAAGACCATTGATAAAGCGTCAATCATTGGTCGAATTGGGCCTGATATTGCCCGAATATTCAATCAATTCTACCACTGCCCAAATTGTGACAAAATTTACTGGAAAGGATCGCATTTTAAGAGGATGGAAGGCTTTATCAGGGAACTGGTGAAAGAATAG
- a CDS encoding efflux RND transporter permease subunit, which translates to MNFIIKRKVLIAMLFTGLSMLGFFSYKQLPVELIPNAQLPMLFVEVGTTIEVDPRYMESEAIIPLEGIAGGMEGVEKIVSTAGQQRGSIEISFEQGTNLKYAYLKLAEKVEEKKKDLPKEFRVQVFKFDMEQLNNMFMNIQVRGSGGVDRVRQITENEIVDKIKNIDGIANVALFGGREKSIDILLRDDVCKSYGISPSDVRSVLSKNSNMRSFAGKVIENNKMHFVNIVSEFTDISELNELVVKEAGTDNIKLKDIASIRFGVKEETSYSRVNGKEAVTLQLTRDSQSNIIELADNVIAKIEEINQELASKDIAVVVQTNTAETMKTNIDLIIELALIGGLLAIFVLWIFLKNLRLVTAIALAIPISVYTAFNFFYAYDISINTLTLLGMALAIGMLLDNSIVVLENIYRLAAQKKDPDTAVIQGTKEVWRSIFAATLTTITVFLPFLFTSNFFIGLLGKHIGVSIISTLLVSLVVALLLIPMITHTFLKRKNAARAVNFQNISLHNRLVQIYLVTLKSCMRYPGRTILGALGLFFVTLLISLGLSMISTEETETKDLNLYVTLPGGTTLENTDLFIREVEQKLDSVQEKKDITSQVYEEEAVLTITLIDDYREKQNLSIPGIKKNILERLDDLPRASFSWDPPATGRRFGGGGGFGGDNPFMEMLGMGSQKEKLIIKGQDFNKMLDVSEDLEYYLNQLTSIKNISVRIPAKRPEMVMELDKQIMAVYDIPVTSVLSELNSFQKEFSSGVKFKQGTEEYDIIIKTLGDNTEQQTRDAKDLRKLTVRGTQGAEFELQNISNLNFTDGLSTIKRTNQEKQLEVEYQFIDEVNDEKDLLTASRVEVDELVERMNIPSGIALEIVHEEDNLAEFGFLFLMAIILIFMILASVFESFTMPIVMMFSIPMAAIGSLIALILTGTSLMNANVFTGLIILLGIVVNNGIIMIDYSNVLQKRGYRESRALIMAGLARIRPILITAITTIIALMPLALGRAEYVTTIGVPFAITVIGGLSLSTILTLVFIPTLYAGLRTSLNWIQNQPVWVKTIQIAIWMIGTYFIYMEVDSKIWQIITFLILLLSVPACIYFIQASLRKANEKLIAPDDALHIEIRNLVKIYEWDGRFIREWKSGLKIRERLGLKESYSSIRDFVTLIWQLPLLAFLFFFIYIHLENKYWLLGLSILFQILILNFMAPVMEYRNHLKKESSKKWMPRFIYALHKIIYWLFPVPVFVYFYQQYELIGLIAPLAFFWYLALLIKVSSDKIYHEKININRVKGRFSSIRKFFYRFVLIIPIIGKKKVPFKAVKSVSFDIKNGMFGLLGPNGAGKSTLMRIICGILEQSYGQITINGIDVREKREELQGLIGYLPQEFGMYENMSAWDFLNYMGILKKLTNNTERMERVEYVLKAVHMIDQKDNKIGSFSGGMKQRIGIAQILLHLPRILVVDEPTAGLDPRERIRFRNLLVELSQDRIVIFSTHIIEDVASSCNRVAVMKKGELKYLGEPIHMAGIADKKVWMLTVSTEEFEDLKTKHVIIHHMRDKDQIRVRCLADENPGYGAVNTKANLEDAYLCLLNEKEERD; encoded by the coding sequence ATGAACTTCATTATAAAAAGAAAGGTTTTAATAGCAATGCTCTTCACCGGACTTAGCATGTTGGGATTTTTTTCCTACAAACAATTGCCGGTTGAACTGATTCCAAATGCACAGCTTCCTATGTTGTTTGTAGAGGTAGGAACTACTATAGAAGTAGATCCCCGCTATATGGAAAGTGAAGCAATCATTCCTCTGGAAGGAATTGCAGGAGGAATGGAAGGCGTTGAAAAGATTGTCTCTACTGCCGGACAGCAACGAGGAAGTATTGAAATTTCATTCGAACAGGGAACCAATCTTAAATATGCTTATTTAAAACTTGCTGAAAAAGTAGAAGAAAAGAAAAAAGATCTTCCAAAAGAGTTCAGGGTTCAGGTATTTAAATTCGATATGGAACAACTCAACAACATGTTCATGAATATTCAGGTTCGTGGAAGTGGAGGTGTTGACCGGGTTCGGCAAATTACTGAGAATGAAATCGTCGATAAAATTAAAAATATCGATGGCATAGCCAATGTGGCTCTTTTTGGCGGGCGCGAAAAATCCATTGATATTCTGCTAAGAGATGATGTTTGCAAGAGTTATGGCATCAGTCCGTCGGATGTTCGTTCCGTTCTAAGCAAGAACAGCAACATGCGAAGTTTTGCCGGGAAAGTGATTGAAAATAACAAAATGCACTTTGTGAATATTGTCTCCGAATTTACTGATATCTCAGAATTAAACGAGCTTGTTGTTAAAGAAGCAGGCACAGACAATATAAAACTGAAAGATATCGCAAGCATTCGTTTTGGAGTAAAGGAAGAAACCTCATACAGCCGTGTAAACGGAAAAGAAGCAGTAACCCTTCAGTTAACCCGCGATTCTCAATCGAACATCATTGAACTGGCCGACAATGTAATTGCGAAAATTGAAGAAATCAATCAGGAACTGGCAAGCAAAGATATTGCTGTGGTGGTGCAAACCAACACTGCCGAAACCATGAAAACCAATATCGATTTAATTATTGAACTGGCATTAATTGGAGGCCTTCTGGCAATTTTCGTTCTCTGGATATTCCTGAAAAACCTTCGTTTGGTCACCGCAATTGCACTGGCAATACCCATTTCGGTTTACACAGCGTTCAATTTTTTCTATGCTTACGATATCAGCATCAACACACTCACCCTTTTGGGGATGGCACTTGCCATTGGGATGCTTCTCGATAACAGCATTGTGGTGCTCGAAAATATTTACCGTCTGGCCGCCCAAAAGAAAGATCCGGACACGGCAGTTATTCAGGGAACCAAAGAAGTATGGCGATCCATTTTTGCTGCCACACTAACAACAATCACCGTATTCCTGCCTTTTCTGTTTACATCCAATTTCTTTATCGGATTATTGGGCAAGCACATTGGTGTTTCCATCATCTCTACCTTGCTGGTATCGCTCGTTGTTGCCCTGCTTTTAATTCCCATGATTACCCACACTTTTCTGAAACGAAAAAATGCCGCCCGTGCCGTTAATTTCCAAAACATTTCGCTCCACAACCGATTGGTGCAGATTTATCTGGTAACGCTGAAATCGTGTATGCGGTATCCGGGAAGAACTATTCTTGGCGCCTTAGGACTGTTTTTTGTCACCTTACTGATTAGTTTGGGGCTAAGCATGATTTCGACAGAAGAAACTGAAACGAAAGATTTGAATCTTTATGTAACACTTCCCGGCGGAACCACTCTCGAAAACACCGATTTATTCATTCGGGAAGTAGAGCAAAAACTTGATTCTGTTCAGGAGAAAAAAGACATCACCAGTCAGGTTTATGAAGAAGAAGCTGTTTTAACAATCACATTAATTGACGATTATCGCGAGAAGCAAAACCTTTCCATTCCCGGCATTAAGAAAAATATTCTGGAACGTTTGGATGATTTGCCACGTGCATCTTTCAGCTGGGATCCTCCGGCTACAGGTCGTCGTTTTGGCGGTGGCGGAGGTTTTGGCGGCGACAATCCATTTATGGAAATGTTGGGCATGGGCAGTCAAAAAGAAAAACTGATTATTAAAGGTCAGGATTTTAATAAGATGCTCGACGTATCGGAAGATTTGGAATACTACCTAAATCAATTGACTTCCATTAAAAATATATCGGTTCGAATTCCTGCCAAACGTCCCGAAATGGTCATGGAATTAGACAAACAAATCATGGCAGTATACGATATTCCTGTTACATCGGTATTGTCGGAATTAAATTCCTTTCAGAAAGAATTTTCGAGTGGTGTAAAGTTCAAACAAGGCACCGAAGAGTACGATATTATTATTAAAACACTTGGTGACAATACCGAGCAGCAAACAAGAGATGCAAAAGATCTGCGTAAGCTTACCGTAAGAGGTACACAAGGCGCTGAATTCGAATTGCAAAACATCAGCAATCTAAATTTCACCGACGGATTATCAACGATCAAAAGAACGAATCAGGAAAAACAACTCGAAGTTGAATATCAGTTTATTGATGAAGTGAACGATGAGAAAGACCTCTTAACTGCATCGAGGGTAGAAGTTGATGAACTGGTTGAACGAATGAATATTCCATCAGGAATAGCACTGGAAATTGTTCATGAAGAAGACAATCTGGCTGAATTTGGCTTTCTGTTTCTGATGGCCATCATTCTGATATTTATGATTCTGGCATCGGTTTTTGAATCGTTCACCATGCCTATTGTTATGATGTTTTCCATTCCTATGGCTGCAATCGGATCGCTGATTGCCTTGATCCTTACCGGAACCTCTCTAATGAACGCCAATGTATTTACCGGACTAATTATTCTTCTGGGGATCGTTGTAAACAACGGAATCATCATGATCGATTATTCAAACGTATTGCAGAAACGCGGCTACAGAGAATCCAGAGCTCTTATTATGGCCGGCCTGGCACGTATCCGCCCTATCCTGATCACAGCTATCACTACCATTATTGCCTTAATGCCACTTGCTCTTGGTCGTGCCGAATATGTAACAACTATTGGAGTTCCTTTCGCCATAACCGTAATTGGCGGGCTAAGCCTCAGTACAATTCTTACCTTGGTTTTTATTCCAACACTATATGCCGGATTGCGAACCAGCTTAAACTGGATACAAAATCAGCCTGTTTGGGTAAAAACTATTCAAATTGCTATTTGGATGATAGGAACCTACTTCATTTACATGGAAGTAGACAGCAAAATTTGGCAGATCATCACATTCCTGATTTTGCTGTTATCGGTACCGGCATGCATCTATTTTATTCAGGCCAGCTTAAGAAAAGCCAACGAAAAGCTAATTGCTCCTGATGACGCTTTACACATCGAAATTAGAAATTTGGTAAAAATTTACGAATGGGATGGTCGGTTTATCAGGGAATGGAAATCGGGACTTAAAATTAGAGAGCGATTGGGTTTAAAGGAATCCTATTCATCTATCCGAGATTTTGTGACCTTAATCTGGCAATTGCCTTTGCTTGCTTTCCTGTTCTTTTTCATTTACATCCATCTCGAAAACAAATACTGGTTACTTGGCTTGTCCATACTATTCCAAATTCTGATTTTGAATTTTATGGCTCCCGTTATGGAATACCGTAATCATCTAAAAAAAGAAAGCAGTAAAAAATGGATGCCCCGATTTATTTATGCACTGCATAAAATCATATACTGGTTGTTCCCGGTACCTGTGTTCGTATATTTTTATCAGCAATACGAACTAATCGGACTCATTGCTCCTTTGGCCTTTTTCTGGTATTTGGCTTTACTGATCAAAGTGTCTTCTGATAAAATTTATCATGAAAAAATAAACATCAACCGGGTGAAAGGCCGATTTAGCAGCATCCGCAAATTCTTCTACCGATTTGTTTTAATCATCCCAATAATCGGGAAAAAGAAAGTTCCGTTTAAAGCCGTTAAAAGTGTTTCCTTTGATATTAAAAACGGGATGTTCGGATTGCTGGGACCCAATGGTGCCGGCAAATCAACCCTGATGAGAATTATTTGCGGAATTCTGGAACAAAGTTACGGGCAAATAACCATTAACGGCATAGATGTTCGCGAAAAGCGTGAAGAACTGCAGGGATTAATCGGTTATCTTCCTCAGGAATTCGGCATGTACGAAAACATGAGCGCATGGGATTTCCTGAACTACATGGGAATTCTGAAAAAACTAACTAACAATACCGAACGAATGGAACGTGTGGAATATGTTCTTAAAGCTGTTCATATGATCGATCAGAAAGACAATAAGATCGGTTCCTTTTCGGGAGGCATGAAACAACGAATCGGCATTGCTCAGATTCTTCTTCACCTACCAAGAATTTTGGTGGTTGATGAGCCTACAGCCGGACTTGATCCACGCGAGCGAATTCGATTCAGAAACTTGTTGGTAGAACTAAGTCAGGACAGAATCGTGATTTTCTCAACCCACATTATCGAAGATGTAGCCAGTTCGTGTAACCGGGTTGCTGTGATGAAAAAAGGAGAACTAAAATACTTGGGTGAACCGATTCACATGGCAGGCATCGCCGACAAAAAAGTGTGGATGCTGACGGTATCAACCGAAGAGTTTGAAGATTTAAAAACCAAACATGTTATTATTCATCACATGCGCGACAAAGATCAGATTCGGGTTCGCTGTTTGGCCGATGAAAATCCGGGTTACGGAGCTGTAAATACAAAAGCAAATTTAGAAGATGCTTATTTGTGTTTGCTGAACGAAAAGGAAGAAAGGGATTAA
- a CDS encoding tyrosine-type recombinase/integrase: MSNVRFSLRSPKSDTETPIHLIYRLKTEKLVYPLGVKVHPSHWKTETQRVRNVAAAKNKVAINTLLNNLENKVSAFVDGCIVDGLPLSKFSLKKFLDDYFAPVNEQEKSFFGFIDKLILSYEGKINPSTGRPITKGTIKSLKGTKAVLELFETAKYRLSFDVITLDFYYDFIAWCNTKNYATNNTGKHIKNLKMFMGEAVEQELTNNIAFKSKRFVVLKEEVDNIYLTINELKKMYQLDLSAKPQHERARDLFLIGAFTGLRVSDFNDLKPENIIKRIDGYRLKVDTKKTGQKVIIPLHPIVVEILEKNGGKPPKTLPDQTINYKIKAVGELAELDDIETSSKSKGGLKVSKHVPKYMLIKTHTARRSFCTNAYLAGVPVIDIMAISTHTTESSFMKYIKVTKEQQADRMAQHPFFTGKAI, from the coding sequence ATGTCAAATGTTCGATTTTCTTTAAGGTCTCCCAAAAGCGATACTGAAACCCCAATACATTTAATCTATCGCCTTAAAACAGAAAAATTGGTTTATCCGCTTGGTGTAAAAGTTCATCCTTCCCATTGGAAAACCGAAACCCAAAGAGTGCGAAATGTAGCTGCCGCAAAAAACAAGGTTGCAATAAACACTTTGCTTAATAATCTTGAAAATAAAGTATCTGCTTTCGTTGATGGATGCATAGTAGATGGCTTACCATTATCAAAGTTCAGCTTAAAGAAATTCCTTGATGATTATTTTGCCCCAGTTAACGAACAGGAGAAAAGCTTTTTTGGTTTTATCGACAAATTGATCCTAAGCTATGAGGGCAAGATAAATCCCAGTACCGGAAGACCAATAACTAAAGGAACAATCAAAAGTTTAAAGGGAACAAAGGCAGTTTTAGAACTATTTGAAACGGCAAAATATCGTCTTTCATTTGATGTTATTACACTCGATTTCTATTATGATTTTATTGCTTGGTGCAATACTAAAAACTATGCTACCAACAACACAGGCAAACATATAAAAAATCTAAAAATGTTTATGGGTGAAGCTGTTGAGCAAGAATTAACCAACAACATAGCATTTAAAAGCAAACGTTTTGTCGTTCTTAAAGAAGAAGTAGATAATATTTACCTAACGATTAACGAGCTAAAGAAAATGTATCAGCTTGATTTATCTGCAAAACCGCAACATGAAAGAGCGAGAGATTTATTTTTGATTGGTGCTTTTACCGGTTTACGGGTTTCTGATTTTAACGATTTAAAACCCGAAAACATTATAAAACGGATTGATGGTTACAGGCTAAAAGTTGATACTAAAAAAACAGGACAGAAAGTAATTATTCCTTTGCATCCCATTGTTGTAGAGATATTAGAAAAGAACGGTGGAAAACCTCCAAAAACGCTACCTGACCAAACGATTAACTATAAAATTAAGGCCGTAGGCGAACTTGCAGAGCTTGACGATATAGAAACCTCTAGCAAATCTAAAGGTGGCTTAAAAGTGAGTAAACACGTACCAAAATATATGCTTATTAAAACCCACACAGCAAGGCGTAGTTTCTGTACAAATGCTTATCTGGCTGGTGTTCCAGTTATCGACATAATGGCAATTAGTACACACACTACCGAAAGCTCATTTATGAAATACATCAAAGTAACCAAAGAACAACAAGCTGATAGAATGGCACAACATCCATTTTTTACAGGCAAGGCCATTTAA